One segment of Setaria viridis chromosome 4, Setaria_viridis_v4.0, whole genome shotgun sequence DNA contains the following:
- the LOC117852485 gene encoding ATPase 6, plasma membrane-type gives MASISPDDVRDGNVDLSKMPVEEVFKTLKCDRKGLSGAEAEGRLRAFGPNKLEEKKESKLLKFLGFMWNPLSWVMEMAAIMAIVLANGGGKPPDWQDFVGIVTLLIINSTISYIEEANAGDAAAALMAGLAPKTKLLRDGRWEEQDASILVPGDIISIKLGDIIPADARLLEGDPLKIDQSALTGESLPVNKHPGQEVFSGSTVKQGEIEAVVIATGVHTFFGKAAHLVDSTNNVGHFQQVLTAIGNFCIISIAAGMLVEVVVMYSVQHRAYRDGIDNLLVLLIGGIPIAMPTVLSVTMAIGSHRLSQQGAITKRMTAIEEMAGMDILCSDKTGTLTLNKLTVDKSLIEVYSKGVDKDMVLLYAARASRVENQDAIDTCIVNMLADPKEARAGIQEVHFLPFNPVEKRTAITYVDGNGDWHRVSKGAPEQIIELCNMGADAEKKVHSLIDGYADRGLRSLGVSYQQVPEKSKESAGEPWQFIGLLPLFDPPRHDSAETIRRALHLGVNVKMITGDQLAIGKETGRRLGMGTNMYPSTTLLGDKNSTVNGMPIDELIEKADGFAGVFPEHKYEIVKRLQERGHICGMTGDGVNDAPALKKADIGIAVDDATDAARSASDIVLTEPGLSVIVSAVLTSRSIFQRMKNYTIYAVSITIRIVLGFLVIALIWKFDFAPFMVLIIAILNDGTIMTISKDRVKPSPKPDSWKLNEIFATGIVLGTYMALVTALFFYLAHDTNFFSDVFGVASIKENDRELMAALYLQVSIISQALIFVTRSRSWSFVERPGYLLLFAFFAAQLVATAIAVYADWEFCRIQGIGWAWGGAIWVFSVVTYIPLDVLKFMIRSALRGQACSKEQNKPSTLISVIVVFSSETFLGACLARRAFVNKHSELAEEAAKRAEVARYAQTGS, from the exons ATGGCGTCCATCTCCCCGGACGACGTCCGAGATGGAAACGTCGATCTG TCGAAGATGCCGGTGGAGGAGGTGTTCAAGACGCTCAAGTGCGACCGCAAGGGGCTCtccggcgcggaggcggagggccgGCTCAGGGCGTTCGGCCCCAACAagctggaggagaagaaggagagcAAGCTGCTCAAGTTCCTGGGCTTCATGTGGAACCCGCTGTCGTGGGTGATGGAGATGGCGGCCATCATGGCCATCGTGCtcgccaacggcggcggcaagccGCCCGACTGGCAGGACTTCGTCGGGATCGTCACGCTGCTCATCATCAACTCCACCATCAGCTACATCGAGGAGGCCAACGCcggggacgccgcggcggcgctcatggcggggctggcgcccaagaccAAGCTGCTGAGGGACGGTCGGTGGGAGGAGCAGGACGCGTCCATCCTAGTCCCCGGCGACATCATCAGCATCAAGCTCGGCGACATCATCCCCGCCGACGCCAGGCTGCTCGAGGGCGACCCACTCAAGATCGACCAGTCGGCGCTCACCGGCGAGTCGCTGCCGGTGAACAAGCACCCGGGGCAGGAGGTGTTCTCGGGCTCCACGGTGAAGCAGGGCGAGATCGAGGCCGTCGTCATCGCCACCGGCGTGCACACCTTCTTCGGCAAGGCGGCGCACCTCGTCGACAGCACCAACAACGTCGGCCACTTCCAACAGGTGCTCACGGCCATCGGCAACTTCTGCATCatctccatcgccgccggcatGCTGGTCGAGGTCGTCGTCATGTACTCGGTCCAGCACCGCGCGTACCGCGACGGCATCGACaacctcctcgtgctcctcatcGGCGGCATCCCCATCGCCATGCCCACCGTGCTCTCCGTCACCATGGCCATCGGCTCCCACCGCCTCTCCCAGCAGGGCGCCATCACCAAGCGCATGACCGCCATCGAGGAGATGGCCGGCATGGACATCCTCTGCAGCGACAAGACGGGCACCCTCACCCTCAACAAGCTCACAGTCGACAAGTCCCTCATCGAGGTCTACTCCAAGGGCGTCGACAAGGACATGGTGCTCCTCTACGCCGCCCGGGCCTCCCGTGTCGAGAACCAGGACGCCATCGACACCTGCATCGTCAACATGCTCGCCGACCCCAAGGAGGCCCGCGCCGGCATCCAGGAGGTCCACTTCCTCCCCTTCAACCCCGTCGAGAAGCGCACGGCCATCACCTACGTCGACGGCAACGGCGACTGGCACAGGGTCAGCAAGGGCGCCCCCGAGCAGATCATCGAGCTCTGCAACATGGGCGCCGACGCCGAGAAGAAGGTCCACTCCCTCATCGACGGCTACGCCGACCGCGGCCTCCGGTCGCTCGGCGTGTCGTACCAGCAGGTGCCGGAGAAGAGCAAGGAGAGCGCCGGCGAGCCGTGGCAGTTCATCGGCCTCCTGCCGCTGTTCGACCCGCCGCGGCACGACAGCGCCGAGACCATCCGCCGCGCGCTCCACCTGGGCGTCAACGTCAAGATGATCACCGGTGACCAGCTCGCCATCGGCAAGGAGACCGGGCGCCGCCTCGGCATGGGCACCAACATGTATCCCTCCACCACCCTCCTCGGCGACAAGAACAGCACGGTGAACGGCATGCCCATCGACGAGCTCATCGAGAAGGCCGACGGCTTCGCCGGCGTCTTCCCGGAGCACAAGTACGAGATCGTGAAGCGGCTCCAGGAACGGGGTCACATCTGCGGCATGACCGGCGACGGCGTGAACGACGCGCCGGCACTGAAGAAGGCGGACATCGGGATCGCCGTCGACGACGCGACGGATGCGGCCCGGAGCGCGTCGGACATCGTGCTGACGGAGCCCGGGCTCAGCGTCATCGTCAGCGCCGTGCTCACCAGCCGCTCCATCTTCCAGCGCATGAAGAACTACACCATCTACGCCGTCTCCATTACCATCCGCATCGTGCTGGGGTTCCTCGTCATCGCGCTCATCTGGAAGTTCGACTTCGCGCCATTCATGGTGCTCATCATCGCCATCCTCAACGACGGCACCATCATGACCATCTCCAAGGACCGCGTCAAGCCGTCTCCCAAGCCGGACTCGTGGAAGCTCAACGAGATCTTCGCCACCGGCATCGTCCTCGGAACCTACATGGCCCTCGTCACCGCGCTCTTCTTCTACCTCGCCCACGACACCAACTTCTTCAGCGACGTGTTCGGCGTGGCGTCCATCAAGGAGAACGACAGGGAGCTCATGGCGGCGCTCTACCTCCAGGTCAGCATCATCAGCCAGGCGCTCATCTTCGTGACGCGGTCGCGGAGCTGGTCCTTCGTGGAGCGGCCGGGGTACCTCCTGCTCTTCGCCTTCTTCGCCGCGCAGCTCGTGGCGACGGCGATCGCCGTGTACGCCGACTGGGAGTTCTGCCGGATCCAGGGGATCGGATGGGCGTGGGGAGGCGCCATCTGGGTGTTCAGCGTCGTCACCTACATCCCGCTCGACGTGCTCAAGTTCATGATCCGCTCTGCGCTCAGAGGCCAGGCCTGCAGCAAAGAACAGAACAAG CCTTCAACCCTGATCTCCGTTATTGTCGTCTTCTCCAGTGAAACATTTCTAGGTGCTTGTCTCGCGCGGAGGGCGTTCGTGAACAAACACTCTGAGCtcgccgaggaggccgccaAGCGCGCCGAGGTCGCAAGGTACGCGCAG ACTGGGAGCTGA
- the LOC117852539 gene encoding uncharacterized protein has product MPPPPCSSAPSRLLPSLSLYSRRTIAAAATSPAPAGGHGRRPLRYAILGAGFAGLSVAWHLLKHSPRDSRVSVDIYDENGVGGGASGVSGGLLHPYSPKVKLLWRGAEFWKESMDLLRSAEQANGTARADTTSQDERLIWRRGIVRPPTTEKAADILLENAQSCLESCSLQVLDSDAAQRLIPGLCVPFDFAVYMPLALNINPKKYLQALFSACQNLADEASSLPNEQKEFKLYRQHVDNLHQLAGDYDSVIICLGAKACSLPELANKLPLRTCRGVIAEFQLPSDTVEEYGNQSPSILSDAWMAFQGPRTVSIGSTWQWKSENYSSTVSDEEALTAKDELLPKASGVYPGISKWDFVHARAGIRAMPPLTTNGSLPLLGCLDEMVGKKSNCKFWLVGGLGARGLLYHGLVGKLTAKATICCDENVIPSEFTCWKGIKPSQ; this is encoded by the exons ATGCCGCCCCCGCCTTGTTCTTCGGCTCCTTCCCGTCTACTCCCCAGTCTCAGCCTCTACTCTAGGCGAACcatcgcagccgccgccacctcgcccgcgccggcaggagggcacggccgccgccccctgcGCTACGCCATCCTCGGCGCAGGCTTCGCGGGGCTCTCCGTCGCGTGGCACCTCCTCAAG CATAGCCCGAGAGATTCCCGCGTGTCTGTGGATATCTACGACGAGAACGGTGTCGGGGGAGGCGCGTCGGGCGTCTCGGGAGGGCTTCTCCATCCCTACTCACCTAAAG TAAAGCTTCTCTGGAGGGGTGCTGAGTTCTGGAAAGAGAGCATGGATCTCCTCCGAAGCGCAGAGCAAGCAAATGGAACAGCCAGGGCAGATACTACTAGTCAAGACGAGAGACTTATCTGGAGAAG GGGAATTGTGCGGCCACCTACCACTGAGAAGGCTGCTGACATATTGCTGGAG AATGCTCAGAGTTGCCTCGAGAGTTGCAGCCTTCAAGTGCTTGACTCTGACGCCGCGCAGCGCCTGATCCCTGGGTTGTGTGTTCCATTTGACTTTGCAGTTTACATGCCGCTGGCACTGAATATCAACCCAAAGAAATATTTACAG GCACTGTTCTCGGCATGCCAAAATCTGGCAGATGAAGCATCCTCATTACCAAATGAGCAGAAAGAGTTCAAGCTTTACAGGCAACATGTCGATAATCTACACCAATTGGCAG GTGATTATGATTCAGTGATCATCTGCCTTGGGGCCAAAGCTTGCTCACTTCCTGAACTAGCAAATAAGTTGCCTCTTAGAACCTGTAGAGGAGTTATTGCTGAATTCCAGTTGCCATCAGATACAGT GGAAGAATACGGTAATCAGAGCCCTTCGATCTTATCTGATGCATGGATGGCATTCCAAGGTCCCCGTACAGTTTCAATTGGGTCAACTTGGCAATGGAAATCTGAGAATTACTCTTCAACTGTATCTGATGAAGAAGCTCTTACTGCAAAGGATGAGCTGCTCCCAAAAGCTTCTGGCGTTTATCCAGGAATAAGTAAATGGGATTTTGTACACGCAAGGGCTGGGATACGAGCCATGCCTCCACTAACAACTAATGGATCATTACCACTTTTGGGTTGTTTAGATGAAATGGTAGGCAAGAAGAGCAACTGCAAATTTTGGCTAGTTGGTGGGCTTGGTGCGAGAGGCCTTTTGTATCATGGTTTGGTTGGGAAGCTGACTGCCAAAGCTACTATTTGCTGTGACGAAAACGTAATACCTTCTGAGTTCACTTGCTGGAAGGGGATTAAGCCTTCGCAATGA